The following coding sequences lie in one Myxococcales bacterium genomic window:
- the queG gene encoding tRNA epoxyqueuosine(34) reductase QueG, whose amino-acid sequence MVPPSDRANLDLTRDLKARAMALGFQRVGVAHAEGLEREARHLRAWVAQGFHASMDYMARTVDVRADPTHTGMLKEARSVVVVVASFASDEGSMKPGPLKIARYARRRDYHKVLQKRLKTLARWFSQQGYPTRSSVDRLPVLERAWAQRAGVGFVGKNCCLIVPGLGSHVFLAALITAALLEPDLPMKERCGTCTACLDGCPTRAFVAPRTLDARRCISYLTIEHKGAIAEELRPGMGEWMFGCDVCQDVCPYNHGKLPKDSPIEELRHSDRHSALRAADFLTQGPDELEPLLQGSPLRRAGFEGLARNAAITLANSGNRRHLRILEDASTTHASWVVRDAARWGAEQLCRK is encoded by the coding sequence ATGGTTCCGCCGTCGGATAGAGCAAATCTGGATCTCACCCGAGATTTGAAAGCCCGCGCGATGGCTCTGGGATTTCAGCGGGTGGGCGTGGCGCATGCAGAGGGGCTTGAGCGCGAAGCGCGGCATCTGCGCGCCTGGGTGGCTCAAGGATTTCACGCGAGCATGGATTACATGGCACGAACCGTAGACGTGAGGGCCGATCCTACGCACACGGGCATGCTGAAGGAGGCGCGCAGCGTGGTCGTCGTGGTGGCGTCGTTTGCAAGCGATGAAGGCAGCATGAAGCCGGGCCCTTTGAAGATCGCGCGATATGCGAGGCGGCGTGACTATCACAAGGTGCTACAAAAGCGCTTGAAGACGTTGGCGCGTTGGTTTTCTCAACAGGGATACCCGACACGGTCCTCAGTAGATCGTTTGCCAGTCTTGGAGCGTGCCTGGGCACAGCGTGCGGGCGTGGGATTTGTGGGCAAGAATTGTTGCCTGATTGTGCCAGGATTGGGCTCGCACGTGTTTTTGGCCGCCTTGATCACAGCCGCTCTGCTAGAGCCGGATCTACCCATGAAGGAGCGGTGCGGGACCTGCACAGCGTGCTTGGATGGTTGCCCGACGCGAGCCTTCGTCGCTCCCAGAACATTGGATGCAAGACGTTGTATTTCGTATTTGACGATAGAGCATAAAGGGGCGATTGCTGAAGAACTGCGTCCGGGCATGGGAGAGTGGATGTTTGGTTGCGACGTGTGTCAAGACGTGTGTCCGTACAACCACGGCAAACTTCCGAAGGATTCTCCAATCGAGGAACTACGCCACAGCGATCGCCATTCTGCGCTCAGGGCCGCTGATTTTCTCACTCAAGGCCCGGATGAGCTAGAGCCGCTCCTTCAAGGGTCGCCCCTTCGCCGTGCCGGATTCGAAGGACTGGCCCGCAATGCGGCCATCACCTTGGCGAACTCGGGGAACCGGAGACATCTACGCATATTAGAGGATGCCTCAACGACGCACGCCTCGTGGGTGGTGCGGGATGCTGCTCGGTGGGGCGCGGAGCAATTATGTAGAAAATGA